Proteins encoded by one window of Streptomyces uncialis:
- a CDS encoding STAS domain-containing protein, with amino-acid sequence MHIRGDHAELVVGGRLDVRSAADARTVLHSAVDDGTGDLVLDLSELDSWDATGLGVIMGAHRRAGRCGRRLVLRDVPPQMQRLLVATRLHRILAIEGGIGVESLPRV; translated from the coding sequence ATGCACATCAGGGGCGACCACGCCGAGCTGGTCGTCGGGGGCCGCCTCGACGTCCGCAGCGCGGCGGACGCCCGGACGGTCCTGCACTCGGCCGTCGACGACGGCACCGGTGACCTGGTGCTCGACCTGTCGGAACTGGACTCCTGGGACGCCACCGGACTCGGCGTCATCATGGGCGCCCACCGCCGCGCGGGGCGCTGCGGACGGCGGCTCGTGCTGCGCGACGTACCCCCGCAGATGCAGCGGCTGCTGGTCGCCACCCGGCTGCACCGCATCCTCGCCATCGAGGGCGGGATCGGGGTCGAGTCCCTGCCCAGGGTCTGA
- a CDS encoding coiled-coil domain-containing protein codes for MSDTSPYGFELVRRGYDRAQVDERISKLVSDRDSALTRITALEKRIEELHLETQNAQAQVSDAEPSYAGLGARVEKILRLAEEEAKDLREEARRASEQHRELAESAAQQVRNDAETFAADRKAKSEDEGLRIVEKAKGEASTLRAEAQKDAQSKREEADALFEETRAKAAQAAADFETNLAKRREQSERDLASRQAKAEKRLAEIEHRAEQLRLEAEKLRTDAERRARQTVETAQRQAEDIVADANAKADRIRSESERELAALTNRRDSINAQLTNVREMLATLTGAAVAAAASPVEDEPISRGVPAQQGR; via the coding sequence ATGAGCGACACTTCCCCCTACGGCTTCGAGCTTGTGCGGCGTGGGTACGACCGCGCTCAGGTGGACGAACGAATCTCGAAGCTCGTCTCCGATCGCGACAGTGCCCTGACCCGGATCACCGCGCTGGAGAAGCGGATCGAGGAACTTCACCTCGAAACGCAGAACGCCCAGGCGCAGGTCAGCGATGCCGAGCCGTCCTATGCCGGGCTCGGCGCGCGCGTCGAGAAGATCCTCCGCCTCGCCGAGGAGGAGGCGAAGGACCTGCGCGAGGAGGCCCGTCGCGCTTCCGAGCAGCACCGCGAGCTCGCCGAGTCGGCCGCCCAGCAGGTGCGCAACGACGCCGAGACGTTCGCCGCCGACCGCAAGGCCAAGTCCGAGGACGAGGGTCTTCGGATCGTCGAGAAGGCCAAGGGCGAGGCGTCCACGCTGCGTGCCGAGGCCCAGAAGGACGCGCAGTCCAAGCGTGAGGAGGCCGACGCCCTCTTCGAGGAGACCCGTGCGAAGGCCGCCCAGGCCGCCGCGGACTTCGAGACGAACCTCGCCAAGCGCCGGGAGCAGTCGGAGCGGGACCTGGCGTCGCGTCAGGCCAAGGCCGAGAAGCGTCTCGCGGAGATCGAGCACCGCGCCGAGCAGCTGCGTCTGGAGGCGGAGAAGCTGCGGACCGACGCGGAGCGCCGCGCCCGGCAGACCGTGGAGACGGCGCAGCGCCAGGCCGAGGACATCGTGGCCGACGCGAACGCCAAGGCGGACCGCATCCGCAGCGAGTCCGAGCGGGAGCTCGCCGCGCTCACCAACCGGCGTGACTCCATCAACGCGCAGCTCACCAATGTGCGCGAGATGCTCGCGACCCTCACGGGTGCCGCGGTCGCCGCGGCCGCCTCGCCCGTCGAGGACGAGCCGATCTCGCGTGGTGTCCCCGCCCAGCAGGGCCGGTAG
- a CDS encoding SCO5389 family protein — protein MSLDVSPALLEQAERGEVDEAAFVDCVRTSLPYAWEMVSSLVAQLKVDGGEFADNETPPPDEQARGQLLRALASDAIRGALQRHFGVRLAFQNCHRLAVFPLDPAVDETLVRFTSVRNQLLNQSPELRDC, from the coding sequence ATGTCGCTCGACGTCTCACCGGCCCTATTGGAACAGGCCGAGCGAGGCGAGGTCGACGAAGCAGCCTTCGTCGACTGCGTCCGGACCTCCCTTCCCTACGCGTGGGAGATGGTCAGCTCCCTGGTGGCCCAGCTCAAGGTGGACGGTGGAGAGTTCGCCGACAACGAGACGCCGCCGCCGGACGAGCAGGCACGTGGCCAGCTGCTTCGCGCGCTCGCGAGTGACGCGATCCGGGGCGCGCTCCAGCGGCACTTCGGAGTGCGGCTGGCCTTCCAGAACTGCCACCGCCTGGCGGTCTTCCCGCTGGACCCGGCGGTGGACGAGACGCTCGTCCGCTTCACCTCTGTGCGCAACCAGCTCCTGAACCAGTCGCCGGAACTGCGGGACTGCTGA
- a CDS encoding LLM class flavin-dependent oxidoreductase, which translates to MRVGSFVLAAQFPGQGQGEALHRAVRAAEVSEESGLDSVWLAEHHFVPYGTCPSAVTLAALLLGRTRTLRVGTAVSVLPTVHPVALGEQAALLHITSGGRFSLGVGRGGPWVDLEVFGTGIEAYERGFPESLDLLLRWLTQSRVDADSQRFRFRAVDVVPQPSQALIGGIGPEVVVACTSPGTVRLAAERGLPMLLGMHVDDEEKAAMIGLWRSHAHESGRDPDEVRNAAHVSAGVVQIADRGPEASAALLKAMPGWLRQGLAAHVTVDDRARTMRDPVAYTELLCSLHPVGTPQQCADSLAATAERTGVTRFALLVEGSGELVATEENIRRLGAEVLPQLG; encoded by the coding sequence ATGCGTGTAGGAAGTTTCGTCCTGGCGGCGCAGTTCCCGGGACAGGGCCAGGGGGAGGCCCTGCACCGGGCGGTGCGGGCCGCCGAGGTGTCCGAGGAGTCGGGACTGGACTCGGTGTGGCTCGCCGAGCACCACTTCGTCCCGTACGGCACCTGCCCCTCGGCCGTCACCCTGGCGGCGCTGCTGCTGGGACGCACGAGGACCCTGCGGGTGGGGACGGCGGTCAGTGTGCTGCCGACCGTCCATCCGGTGGCCCTCGGCGAGCAGGCGGCCCTGCTGCACATCACCTCCGGCGGACGGTTCTCGCTGGGGGTGGGCCGGGGCGGTCCCTGGGTCGACCTGGAGGTGTTCGGCACCGGGATCGAGGCGTACGAACGCGGATTCCCGGAATCCCTCGATCTGCTGCTGCGCTGGTTGACGCAGTCCCGGGTGGACGCCGACTCGCAGCGGTTCCGCTTCCGCGCGGTCGATGTCGTACCGCAGCCGTCCCAGGCGCTCATCGGCGGGATCGGGCCGGAAGTGGTCGTCGCGTGCACCTCACCGGGCACCGTACGGCTGGCCGCGGAGCGCGGACTGCCGATGCTGCTCGGGATGCACGTGGACGACGAGGAGAAGGCCGCGATGATCGGACTGTGGCGCTCGCACGCCCACGAGTCGGGACGCGACCCCGACGAGGTACGGAACGCCGCTCATGTCTCGGCGGGCGTCGTACAGATCGCCGACCGGGGCCCCGAGGCGTCCGCGGCGCTGCTCAAGGCGATGCCGGGCTGGCTGCGGCAGGGCCTCGCGGCACATGTGACCGTCGACGACCGCGCCCGTACGATGCGCGACCCCGTCGCCTACACCGAACTGCTGTGCTCCCTCCATCCGGTGGGTACCCCGCAGCAGTGCGCCGACTCCCTCGCGGCCACCGCGGAGCGTACCGGCGTCACCCGCTTCGCGCTGCTGGTCGAGGGCTCGGGCGAGCTGGTCGCCACGGAGGAGAACATCCGCAGGCTGGGCGCCGAGGTACTGCCGCAGCTCGGCTGA
- a CDS encoding ATP-binding cassette domain-containing protein, with protein MIELEGLTKRFGEKVAVDELTFTVRPGIVTGFLGPNGAGKSTTMRMMLGLDHPTAGEVRIDGEHYDRLKDPLTAIGALLDAKAMHGGRSAYNHLLCLAQSNGIPAPRVDEVLDTVGLTAVAGKKAKGFSLGMGQRLGIAGALLGDPRILMFDEPVNGLDPEGIHWIRHLMKSLAAQGRTVFVSSHLMSEMALTADHLVVIGQGRLLADTSMADFIRENSRSYVRLRTPQRERLLDVLHANGVTVVETAGGVLEVDGHPSERLGELASEHRIVLHELSPQQASLEEAFMQLTAASVEYHAHTGPADGLSGGPVAGPGPPRPGWGESWQPRDGKGV; from the coding sequence ATGATCGAGCTTGAGGGGCTGACGAAACGGTTCGGTGAGAAGGTCGCGGTCGACGAGTTGACGTTCACGGTCCGGCCGGGGATCGTCACGGGGTTCCTCGGTCCGAACGGGGCCGGGAAGTCCACCACCATGCGGATGATGCTGGGGCTCGACCATCCGACGGCCGGTGAGGTCCGGATCGACGGCGAGCACTACGACCGGCTGAAGGACCCGCTCACCGCGATCGGCGCGCTGCTGGACGCGAAGGCCATGCACGGCGGGCGCAGCGCCTACAACCATCTGCTGTGTCTGGCGCAGTCCAACGGCATTCCCGCGCCCCGGGTGGACGAGGTGCTGGACACGGTCGGGCTGACGGCGGTGGCGGGGAAGAAGGCGAAGGGCTTCTCGCTGGGGATGGGCCAGCGGCTGGGTATCGCGGGCGCCCTGCTCGGTGATCCGCGCATCCTGATGTTCGACGAGCCGGTCAACGGGCTCGACCCCGAGGGCATCCACTGGATCAGGCATCTGATGAAGTCGCTGGCGGCCCAGGGCCGTACCGTCTTCGTCTCCTCGCATCTGATGAGCGAGATGGCGCTGACCGCCGACCATCTGGTGGTGATCGGTCAGGGGCGGCTGCTGGCGGACACCTCGATGGCGGATTTCATCCGGGAGAACTCACGGTCGTACGTCCGGCTGCGCACCCCGCAGCGGGAGCGGCTGCTCGATGTGCTGCACGCCAACGGGGTCACGGTGGTGGAGACGGCCGGCGGGGTGCTGGAGGTGGACGGGCACCCGTCCGAGCGGCTGGGCGAGCTGGCGTCCGAGCACCGGATCGTGCTGCATGAGCTGAGTCCGCAGCAGGCATCCCTGGAGGAGGCGTTCATGCAGCTCACGGCCGCGTCGGTGGAGTACCACGCGCACACCGGACCGGCGGACGGGCTGTCCGGCGGGCCGGTGGCGGGTCCGGGGCCGCCCCGGCCGGGCTGGGGCGAGAGCTGGCAACCGCGCGACGGGAAGGGGGTGTGA
- a CDS encoding ATP/GTP-binding protein: protein MSPRRNRPKGATDSGGAGPGDDHERYGGFESTQTWRGEEWSVRHVAGASTAGKTYRCPGCDQVIPSGVPHVVTWPQYAGVDDRRHWHKACWSARDRRATRVQRGRGMPRY from the coding sequence GTGTCCCCGCGCCGTAATCGTCCCAAAGGAGCCACGGACTCCGGAGGAGCCGGGCCCGGGGACGACCATGAGCGCTACGGGGGGTTCGAGTCCACCCAGACCTGGCGTGGTGAGGAGTGGTCGGTACGCCATGTGGCGGGTGCCAGCACCGCCGGGAAGACGTACCGCTGCCCCGGGTGCGACCAGGTGATCCCGTCCGGGGTGCCCCATGTCGTCACCTGGCCGCAGTACGCGGGAGTGGACGACCGCCGGCACTGGCACAAGGCGTGCTGGTCGGCCCGCGACCGCCGGGCCACCCGGGTGCAGCGGGGCCGCGGCATGCCCCGCTACTGA
- a CDS encoding ABC transporter ATP-binding protein: MIEAVGLTKRYGAKTAVYNLSFQVKPGTVTGFLGPNGSGKSTTMRMILGLDNPTSGQVTIGGYPYRRLPNAPRQVGALLDAKAVHGGRHARNHLLCLAQLSGIPARRVDEVLGVVGLQEVARKRSQGFSLGMGQRLGIAAALLGDPQVLLFDEPVNGLDPEGILWVRNLMKSLAAEGRTVFVSSHLMSEMALTADHLIVIGRGQLLADMSVRDFISHNSADFARVRTPDSEPQQREKLTAALTEAGGQVLSEPDGALRIMGLPLPRISELAHTTDVRLWELSPHQASLEEAYMRMTQGVVDYRSTVDAKAGLQQQLPPGAQPPVAMPVAGQGQPGWYAPPPPQQGGQPFAMPQAPAGPPQPNPYAAQPADAPAAAGAATTEMTKPDSEGPR, translated from the coding sequence ATGATCGAGGCAGTCGGCCTGACGAAGCGCTACGGTGCCAAGACAGCCGTGTACAACCTTTCCTTCCAGGTGAAGCCCGGCACCGTCACCGGATTCCTCGGGCCCAACGGCTCGGGCAAGTCGACGACGATGCGCATGATCCTCGGGCTCGACAACCCGACGTCGGGCCAGGTCACCATCGGCGGCTACCCGTACCGCAGGCTGCCGAACGCCCCGCGTCAGGTCGGCGCCCTGCTGGACGCCAAGGCGGTGCACGGCGGGCGGCACGCGCGCAACCATCTGCTGTGCCTCGCGCAGCTCTCCGGGATCCCGGCCCGCCGGGTCGACGAGGTCCTCGGGGTGGTGGGTCTCCAGGAGGTCGCCCGCAAGCGCTCCCAGGGCTTCTCCCTGGGTATGGGGCAGCGGCTCGGGATCGCGGCGGCCCTGCTCGGCGACCCCCAGGTGCTGCTGTTCGACGAGCCGGTCAACGGACTCGACCCCGAGGGCATCCTCTGGGTCCGCAATCTGATGAAGTCGCTCGCCGCCGAGGGCCGTACCGTCTTCGTCTCCTCGCATCTGATGAGCGAGATGGCGCTGACCGCCGACCATCTGATCGTGATCGGCCGCGGCCAGCTCCTCGCCGACATGAGCGTGCGGGACTTCATCTCGCACAACTCCGCCGACTTCGCCCGGGTGCGCACCCCCGACAGCGAGCCGCAGCAGCGCGAGAAGCTCACCGCCGCGCTGACCGAGGCGGGCGGCCAGGTGCTGTCCGAGCCGGACGGCGCGCTGCGGATCATGGGGCTGCCGCTGCCGCGGATCAGCGAGCTGGCCCACACCACCGATGTCCGGCTGTGGGAGCTCTCGCCGCACCAGGCGTCCCTGGAGGAGGCGTACATGCGGATGACCCAGGGCGTGGTCGACTACCGCTCCACGGTCGACGCGAAGGCCGGTCTCCAGCAGCAGCTCCCGCCGGGCGCGCAGCCCCCCGTCGCGATGCCCGTCGCGGGCCAGGGCCAGCCCGGCTGGTACGCGCCGCCGCCGCCCCAGCAGGGCGGTCAGCCGTTCGCGATGCCGCAGGCCCCCGCCGGCCCGCCCCAGCCGAACCCGTACGCCGCTCAGCCCGCCGACGCCCCCGCCGCCGCGGGGGCCGCCACCACCGAGATGACGAAGCCCGACAGCGAGGGACCCCGATGA
- a CDS encoding ABC transporter permease subunit — protein MAALQVIRSEWTKIRSVSSTVWTLGLAFVVTVALGMLISTLAKNDFDSLSPQDRLTFDPTLVSFAGMSLGQLAMIVFGVLVVSNEYSTGMIRTSLAAVPQRGTFLFGKLAVATALALVVGLITSFVTFFLGQMILGEYRADLSDPGVLRAVIGGGLYMALIAMFSMGVAAMLRSPMLSLGILMPFFFLISAILGNVSATEKVGRFLPDQAGSKIMQVVQPLDDDTPYGPWGGLGIMVLWVAVALIGGYVLLKRRDA, from the coding sequence ATGGCGGCCCTCCAGGTCATCCGTTCGGAGTGGACCAAGATCCGGTCGGTGTCGTCCACCGTCTGGACGCTGGGGCTGGCGTTCGTGGTGACGGTCGCCCTCGGGATGCTGATCAGCACCCTCGCGAAGAACGACTTCGACTCGCTGAGCCCGCAGGACCGGCTGACCTTCGACCCGACCCTGGTGAGCTTCGCCGGGATGAGCCTCGGCCAGCTCGCGATGATCGTGTTCGGGGTGCTGGTGGTGTCCAACGAGTACAGCACCGGCATGATCCGCACCTCGCTCGCGGCGGTGCCGCAGCGCGGGACGTTCCTGTTCGGGAAGCTCGCGGTGGCCACGGCACTGGCCCTCGTGGTCGGGCTGATCACCAGCTTCGTGACGTTCTTCCTGGGCCAGATGATCCTCGGCGAGTACCGCGCGGACCTCTCGGACCCCGGGGTGCTGCGGGCGGTGATCGGCGGCGGGCTGTACATGGCGCTGATCGCGATGTTCTCGATGGGGGTGGCGGCGATGCTGCGCAGTCCGATGCTGTCGCTGGGCATCCTGATGCCGTTCTTCTTCCTGATCTCCGCGATCCTCGGCAATGTGTCGGCGACGGAGAAGGTCGGCCGGTTCCTCCCCGACCAGGCGGGCAGCAAGATCATGCAGGTGGTCCAGCCCCTGGACGACGACACCCCGTACGGGCCCTGGGGCGGTCTGGGGATCATGGTGCTGTGGGTGGCCGTGGCGCTGATCGGCGGGTACGTGCTGCTGAAGCGCCGCGACGCGTAG
- the nucS gene encoding endonuclease NucS, whose protein sequence is MRLVIARCSVDYAGRLTAHLPSAPRLILIKADGSVSIHADDRAYKPLNWMSPPCTLKEGTGDESGVWTVINKGGEKLIITMEEILHDSSHELGVDPGLIKDGVEAHLQELLADRIDTLGEGYTLIRREYMTAIGPVDILCRDAEGATVAVEIKRRGEIDGVEQLTRYLELLNRDPHLAPVRGVFAAQEIKPQARVLATDRGIGCTVLDYNALRGIEDDKLRLF, encoded by the coding sequence ATGCGTCTCGTCATCGCCCGCTGCTCCGTGGACTACGCGGGCCGGCTCACCGCCCATCTTCCGTCGGCCCCCCGCCTGATCCTGATCAAGGCGGACGGCAGTGTCTCCATCCACGCTGACGACCGGGCCTACAAACCGCTCAACTGGATGTCGCCTCCCTGCACCCTCAAGGAGGGCACCGGGGACGAGAGCGGCGTATGGACCGTCATCAACAAGGGCGGCGAGAAACTCATCATCACCATGGAGGAGATCCTTCATGACTCGTCCCATGAACTCGGCGTCGATCCCGGTCTCATCAAGGACGGCGTGGAAGCGCACCTCCAAGAACTCCTCGCGGACCGCATCGACACCCTGGGCGAGGGCTACACCCTGATCCGCCGGGAGTACATGACCGCGATCGGCCCGGTCGACATCCTGTGCCGGGACGCCGAGGGCGCGACGGTCGCGGTGGAGATCAAGCGGCGCGGGGAGATCGACGGTGTCGAGCAGCTCACCCGCTATCTGGAGCTGCTGAACCGCGACCCGCATCTCGCGCCGGTCCGCGGGGTCTTCGCCGCCCAGGAGATCAAGCCCCAGGCCCGGGTCCTGGCGACCGACCGCGGCATCGGCTGCACGGTCCTCGACTACAACGCCCTGCGAGGCATCGAGGACGACAAACTCCGCCTGTTCTGA
- a CDS encoding ABC transporter permease, producing MSTPPQQQNPAAPAPHWQHPEGAYTSPIPVTRTHLGHALTSEWTKIKSVRSTMWTIGVFLALVIGIGLLVSAQTTGMDYEDAPYTIPAFFGLVLGQLCLITLGVLVISSEYGTGMIRTTLTASPARWRVLAAKFIIFFALAYVVSAFAIGFVGLVTAGMYGDASNVPWLGSVFKGALYVSLLGVLALAVGAMLRHSAGAITAMLGVVLVPAILPAFLMISPSTQRVGEVMMDYAAPNALAKIFALDTEGTGGPQLVFLIIVTGAAVAGAFTLLDRRDV from the coding sequence ATGAGCACGCCGCCCCAGCAGCAGAACCCCGCGGCCCCGGCGCCCCACTGGCAGCACCCGGAGGGGGCGTACACCTCGCCGATCCCGGTCACCCGCACGCATCTGGGGCACGCGCTCACCTCGGAGTGGACGAAGATCAAGTCCGTGCGCTCCACGATGTGGACGATCGGGGTCTTCCTCGCCCTGGTCATCGGCATCGGTCTGCTGGTGTCCGCGCAGACCACCGGCATGGACTACGAGGACGCGCCCTACACGATCCCCGCGTTCTTCGGGCTGGTGCTGGGACAGCTCTGCCTGATCACCCTGGGCGTCCTGGTCATCTCGTCCGAGTACGGCACGGGCATGATCCGTACGACGCTCACCGCGTCGCCCGCCCGCTGGCGGGTGCTCGCCGCGAAGTTCATCATCTTCTTCGCGCTGGCCTACGTGGTGTCCGCCTTCGCGATCGGTTTCGTGGGCCTGGTGACGGCCGGGATGTACGGGGACGCCAGCAACGTGCCCTGGCTCGGCTCGGTCTTCAAGGGCGCCCTGTACGTGTCGCTGCTCGGTGTCCTCGCGCTGGCCGTCGGCGCGATGCTGCGGCACTCGGCGGGCGCGATCACCGCGATGCTGGGTGTGGTGCTGGTCCCCGCGATCCTGCCCGCGTTCCTGATGATCTCCCCCAGCACCCAGCGGGTCGGCGAGGTCATGATGGACTACGCCGCCCCGAACGCGCTGGCGAAGATCTTCGCCCTCGACACGGAGGGCACCGGCGGCCCCCAGCTGGTGTTCCTGATCATCGTCACCGGTGCCGCGGTCGCGGGCGCCTTCACCCTGCTGGACCGCCGGGACGTGTGA
- a CDS encoding ATP-binding protein, which translates to MDPTDREPEPYGQDDPGPRESRDRSGGGRHDRADPAAKHRSPTDGTASEDRDQPYAADEIPGPHPGPAAPDARDNPYLPALRENRDRPLPALPDPGAPPRPRAPRDPLTSDFAGAPTTPRTVRLSCGELLLTVNPVDGSEIERRPPGDHPAPPERHAPRTREEVRRAATPPVPPGPALARPPLLERQEERERAVRLIARGRSVRLTGPAGCGRTALLDAVADDCADLAPDGVIRLTGFRRTVTDLLYDLYAAVFSGPGQHPDRQGVLDHVRGIGAVVVVDDLAFGGAALDELLDATPECAFVLAADPDVTPPRTDAPVEEVFLGGLSRAGGVALLAHATGRPLSDDEASWAGDLWFESEGLPLRFVQAAALLRQRDALRADPDAFTYDGPGDGPDSASPDRDTAASDRTGHRTGDDGHDGDGDEPDVPLPSLAEGAAPAALLASRLSGAARATLRFAVALEGEVPHQAHLPALIGDTHADAALAELVGVALVTPVGPRYRLATGVRTQLEGAGYADDAAERLLTAARHYAWWTGHPSVTPARVAAEADAVIAVLAAPLNAAENGSADADSLSALLDPAGEPDGPSASVGLARAAAPALAAGADWNAWEHVLRLGTAAARHTGEVADEAYFHHELGVLALCEGRDGRARAELEASIGLRGAVADKRGAVAGRRALALVDDRSAAGKATAGDAMSGARREESVSPPGGLTRVFALPPGAAGASAGAPEAPDPADTLVSGRGPAGGFASRLRGARRTVLSGTRRNLVAAGAGGLLAALLGTVVTLGVISDTDDPPAGRVGSDPSASQDVDDAAGVDEAGPEGGQREGTGGADTGSTSRPGGAGPSGVPSAPTDAVPGAGVGGASSPVPGSSGPGGGPGSGAGGSGGAGGSGSPGGPGDPGGTGEPGGPGGPGGPGGPGEPSSGPPSSGRPPTSERPTTPPPSPTGRPTAPSPSASSPGTSPPAPTPTASVSPSGSDSAAGPGGTPSGGAGPGESVL; encoded by the coding sequence ATGGACCCGACCGACCGGGAACCCGAGCCGTACGGCCAGGACGACCCCGGGCCCCGGGAATCGCGCGACCGCTCCGGCGGCGGCCGCCACGACCGCGCCGACCCCGCCGCGAAGCACCGGAGCCCCACGGACGGGACGGCCTCCGAGGACCGCGACCAGCCGTACGCCGCCGACGAGATACCCGGGCCGCACCCCGGACCCGCCGCGCCGGACGCCCGGGACAACCCCTACCTCCCGGCCCTCCGCGAGAACCGCGACCGGCCGCTCCCCGCGCTGCCCGACCCCGGCGCCCCGCCCCGCCCCCGGGCCCCCCGCGACCCGCTCACCTCCGACTTCGCCGGCGCGCCGACCACCCCGCGCACGGTCCGCCTCAGCTGCGGCGAACTCCTCCTGACCGTCAACCCCGTGGACGGCAGCGAGATCGAGCGGCGCCCGCCGGGAGACCACCCGGCGCCCCCCGAACGGCACGCCCCGCGGACCCGCGAAGAGGTCCGCCGCGCCGCCACCCCTCCCGTACCGCCGGGTCCCGCACTCGCCAGGCCGCCGCTGCTGGAACGCCAGGAGGAACGCGAACGCGCCGTCCGGCTCATCGCCCGGGGCCGCTCCGTACGGCTCACCGGACCCGCCGGATGCGGACGCACCGCGCTGCTCGACGCCGTCGCCGACGACTGCGCGGACCTCGCCCCCGACGGCGTCATCCGGCTCACCGGCTTCCGCCGGACCGTCACCGACCTGCTGTACGACCTGTACGCGGCCGTGTTCAGCGGCCCCGGACAGCACCCCGACCGTCAGGGCGTCCTCGACCACGTACGCGGTATCGGCGCCGTCGTCGTGGTGGACGACCTCGCCTTCGGCGGCGCCGCGCTCGACGAACTCCTCGACGCCACCCCCGAATGCGCCTTCGTGCTCGCCGCCGACCCCGACGTCACCCCGCCCCGCACGGACGCGCCCGTCGAGGAGGTGTTCCTCGGCGGCCTCAGCCGCGCCGGGGGCGTCGCCCTCCTCGCACACGCCACCGGCCGCCCGCTCTCCGACGACGAGGCGAGCTGGGCCGGGGACCTCTGGTTCGAGTCGGAGGGCCTGCCCCTGCGGTTCGTCCAGGCCGCGGCCCTGCTCCGGCAGCGCGACGCGCTGCGCGCCGACCCCGACGCCTTCACGTACGACGGCCCCGGCGACGGCCCCGACAGCGCCTCCCCCGACCGGGACACAGCCGCCTCCGACCGGACCGGCCACCGGACCGGCGACGACGGCCACGACGGCGACGGTGACGAACCCGACGTACCCCTTCCCTCGCTCGCCGAGGGTGCCGCGCCCGCCGCGCTGCTCGCGTCCCGGCTCAGCGGCGCGGCCCGCGCCACGCTGCGCTTCGCCGTGGCGCTGGAGGGCGAGGTCCCGCACCAGGCGCATCTGCCCGCGCTGATCGGGGACACCCACGCCGACGCGGCCCTCGCGGAACTCGTCGGGGTGGCCCTCGTGACCCCCGTCGGCCCCCGCTACCGGCTGGCCACCGGGGTGCGCACCCAGCTGGAGGGCGCCGGATACGCCGACGACGCCGCCGAACGGCTGCTCACCGCCGCCCGGCACTACGCCTGGTGGACGGGCCACCCCTCGGTCACCCCCGCGCGGGTCGCCGCCGAGGCCGACGCGGTCATCGCCGTCCTGGCCGCCCCGCTGAACGCCGCCGAGAACGGCTCCGCCGACGCCGACTCCCTCTCCGCGCTGCTCGACCCCGCCGGTGAACCCGACGGGCCCAGCGCGTCCGTGGGCCTCGCGCGGGCCGCCGCGCCCGCGCTGGCCGCCGGGGCCGACTGGAACGCCTGGGAGCATGTGCTGCGGCTCGGCACGGCCGCCGCCCGGCACACCGGTGAGGTGGCCGACGAGGCGTACTTCCACCATGAGCTGGGCGTCCTCGCGCTGTGCGAGGGCCGCGACGGCCGGGCCCGCGCCGAGTTGGAGGCGTCCATCGGGCTGCGGGGCGCGGTCGCCGACAAGCGCGGCGCCGTCGCGGGCCGCCGGGCCCTCGCCCTGGTCGACGACCGCTCCGCCGCGGGCAAGGCGACGGCCGGGGACGCGATGTCCGGGGCGCGGCGTGAGGAGTCCGTGTCGCCGCCCGGGGGCCTCACCCGGGTGTTCGCGCTGCCTCCCGGCGCCGCCGGCGCCTCCGCCGGCGCCCCGGAGGCACCTGATCCGGCCGACACCCTGGTCTCCGGACGGGGACCCGCCGGAGGGTTCGCCTCCCGGCTGCGGGGCGCCCGCCGGACGGTGCTGAGCGGTACCCGGCGCAATCTGGTGGCCGCGGGCGCGGGCGGGCTGCTCGCGGCGCTGCTGGGCACCGTGGTGACGCTCGGGGTCATCTCCGACACGGACGACCCGCCGGCCGGACGGGTCGGCAGCGACCCGTCCGCGAGCCAGGACGTGGACGACGCGGCCGGGGTGGACGAGGCGGGGCCCGAGGGCGGGCAGCGCGAGGGCACCGGGGGTGCGGACACCGGTTCCACGAGCCGGCCCGGCGGGGCGGGTCCGTCCGGGGTGCCTTCGGCCCCCACGGACGCGGTGCCGGGCGCCGGGGTCGGTGGGGCGTCCTCGCCCGTGCCGGGGTCCAGTGGGCCCGGTGGGGGCCCTGGGAGCGGTGCGGGGGGTTCCGGCGGGGCCGGTGGGTCCGGTTCCCCGGGCGGGCCTGGTGACCCGGGCGGTACGGGTGAGCCCGGCGGGCCCGGTGGTCCGGGGGGCCCGGGTGGTCCCGGGGAGCCCTCCAGCGGGCCCCCGAGCAGTGGCCGTCCGCCGACCAGCGAGCGGCCCACCACGCCGCCGCCGTCGCCCACGGGGCGGCCCACGGCGCCGTCGCCCAGTGCCTCCAGCCCCGGGACGTCGCCGCCCGCGCCCACGCCTACGGCGTCCGTCTCGCCGTCCGGGTCCGATTCCGCCGCGGGGCCCGGTGGGACGCCCTCGGGTGGGGCGGGGCCGGGGGAGTCCGTGCTCTAG